The Lagopus muta isolate bLagMut1 chromosome 6, bLagMut1 primary, whole genome shotgun sequence sequence GGAGAGAAGCCCCAGGAGGAGCAGGTATCCTCACCCTTGGGATGGCCCACATCACTTAAGGAGCACACTGCAAGTGTTGTGatcctcactgctgcagctccctcaacctttcttcttGCAGGAGACCTGTGAGCGGCACCACGAGGCCACTGCCACCCCTGTGTCTCCTGTGTCCCCTCCGTGCCACGGGGAACATGAGGGGCTGGGGACCCCCACTTCCCCCTCTCCATCGGGATCCCTCCCACCAGCGGGGCTGCCTGATGAGGAGGAGCAGCACCCAGAGACAGGCACCGGGGAGGACCCACGGGCTCTCAgcagcgaggaggaggaggaagaggaggaggaggaaggccaTGGGAGTGGCAGCATCCTGCCCCCCTCCGTGCTGGACCAGGCTAGCGTCATCGCTGAGCGCTTTGGCAGCAGCATGTCACGCCGTGGCAGCATGGTGCTGGATGGACACAGCGGCAGCACCCTCAGCCTTGATGGGGTGACCCCTCCACAAGAAAACATGgagtcctgcagccccctgccctccccaggCTCCCCCCAGGGCTGCCGGCGCCGCTCGCTGCTCTCCACCCAGGACCGGCTGCTGCTGCGTAAGATCCGCAGTTACTACGAGCACGCGGAGCACCAGGACGCTGGTTTCAGCATCCGGCGCCGTGAGAGCCTCTCCTACATCCCCAAAGGACTGGTGAGGAACTCGGTGTCCAGGATCAACAGCTGGCCTCCTCTGGAGCCGGGCAGCCCCAAAACTCCCACGGAGCCGGTGAGCCCCAAAGTCCTCCTGGAGCCAGGGAGCCCCAGAAGCTCCCCAGAACCAGTGAGCCCCAGAAGCTCCCCAGAACCAGTGAGCCCCAAAACGTCACTGGAACCAGCAAGTCCCCATGTGTCACTGGAGCCGGATGGAGGAGTGTCACCTCCTGTGTGCAGAGAGAATGGGCTGCCCGAGCCTCCCGCAGAACCTCTGCTCATcctggaggaagaggaggtgcCTCCCCCAGAGGTGCTGGCTCTAGGGGCTCCCCCTCGACGTCTCACCAGCAGGGTGTACCAGCTGGCGCGCCAATACAGCCTGCGCATCAAGAGTCGACGCCGTGCCATCATTGCACCAGGGGACAATGCCTCTCACACCCCAGAACCGGGTGGGATGCGACGGGGGACTGCAGGCATCGTCCCGCTACTGCCATCCAGCTCTCACCCTGCTCCTTCCACTCCAGGTGTACCAAAGCTGCCGGTGTCACCCAGGGATGGCAtcaccatcccagccccacgcagcccacccagccccagtGGCACTGCCGAAGCCTTCTCCTGGCCAGATGTCCGGGAGCTGCGTGCCCGTTTTGGAGCCCCACGGCCCCCACCGGTGATGCGCAGCCGCTCTGCGCCTGAGGGGCCAGAGCGTGGGGGGAGACCAGCAGCCAAAGAGCAGCAGGGTGGGGGCCGCAGCCGCAGCGCTGAGGCAGGCACTGGGACCCCAAAAGTGCCGCGTGGCAATGAGCACCAGCATGCTGCGGGGCTGTGGGTGACGGCGCAGGCACCTCTGGGCCCCGGGGGGCAGCGGGTGCTGGTGTTGGAGCGGTTGCCCCCCACCATCGCTTCTGAGCCCCCAGCCTATGTGCAGATCCGCTCCCCCACCACCCGGGAGAAAATCTGCCTGAAGGCGGTGGTGGAGCGCTGCAAGGCTTACCAGGCTTCCGAGGAGTACCGGCAGCGctgtgcccaaggccaggctgaggCACCCGAGCCCCCCCGGCACGGCCTCGTCAGGGACCTGCGGCAGAAGTTTCAGACCCTCGACACTGCCAGCTAGGGAGGGCGGCCAGGAGATGGGGCAGCCCACGGACCACCAGGAGATGGGACAGTCTATGAACCCCTGGGTGATGGAGCACCCCGTAGACCACTGGAAGATGGGGCATCCTATGCACCACCAGGAGACTGAAGGCACCTTGCACCATCAGCAGATGGGACATCCCACAGACAACCCTTCTCCTCAGCTCACTCAGACCAAAGGGTACCCAGCTGACTTGGGAGAAGTTGTACCCAATGGACCCCATGAAGGGGCATACAATGGAACCCAGCTTGCTCAGGAGATAGAGCACCCCATGATGGACCACTGGGGATTGGGATGTCCCTTGACCACCAGGAACTGGGACTCCCTaccaccagcagcagtgggacTCCATGAACCTTTTGTTTCCCCAGGATAAGGGGGACCTCGTGGACCATCAGGAGAGGAATCGCCCCATAGGCCACCAATACATGAAAGAGACCATGGTCCCCCACCCTACTTCCCGGAAGGGCCCTCACATTGCACAGCCCTGGGCCACCTTGCTTTGACAtctttattacaaaaaaaacccaaaccaaacccaaaGTTCTCCCTGCCCGCACACTCCCCCCAGAGACGAGTGGTGCCCCCCACCCACAGCAAGGGGCCAAGCATTTGGGGAGGTCGTGCTCTTCGTGCTCTTTGGTTGGTGCCCATGGGGCTGAGGGCACGCTGGTAggaggggggggtgggagggctTATGGCTTAGAAAAGGGGGTGGGGGGCCAGGATGTGCCCACGTGGAGTGGGTGCATGTGCATGCATGCGGGGCCACGCGAGTGCAAACACACACAGGTGTGTTCCCCAGGGGGGTGGGGGATGTGAGCACACACGTGTGCGTATCTGTGCGTGCACCTCCACTGAGGTGCGTGCATGCCCTGAAGCATGGagatgtgtgtatatatataaatataaatatctataaatatatatatatatatacacgtgCGCACTTGCGTACGTGCTgggctgcccccccccccccttgttATTTCTTCTTGGGGAAGAAGCTGAAGCGCTTCTCCTTGTCCCGTCGGGGCTCAGGGGGGGCGTGGGGTGGGGGCAGGCTGCGCGCCTTGGCCGGCAGGTTCTGACAGGAGGTGATGGCCAtgtgcagcccctgcagccacGTCTGCATCTCCTCCTGGAGGGGCATGGGGCTGTTGGCACCCCATGGCCCTGGGGGTCGCCCCACGGCTTGACCCGGGAGCGCCAAGACACCCAGTGTCCCCTGGGCGTCACCAGCCACCAGTGTCCCCGCTGGGCACCTCTGCTCACCCCAATGTCCCGTGGCCATGCTATGTCCCCCTGGGTACCACCGTGTCCCTCTTGGGTATTTCTAATCAATGTCCCATGGTCAATTTATGTCCCACTAGGCATCAGTGAACACCACCAAGTCCCACTCGGGCACCTCTGGTTACCCCAGCATCCCCTAGGCACCACTGGCCAGCCCTTATCGATTTGGGCCCCTCCAGCCACCCTCATGTCCCATGGCCTACCTGTGTCACCCATCGCCCCAGCATATTCCTCTGCACACCTCTCAGCCTGCTCACATCCCACAGCTGCCCTATGTCTCTCTGAGCAGCACTATGTACCTCTATACACCTCTGATCACCCCAATGCCCTCTGGCTACCACTAGCCAACACAATATTCCCCTGGATGTTACTAACCATCTTTTGTCCCCTTGAGTACCGTTGGCTACACCAATGTCCCATGGATGCCCTTATGTCCCCTTGGGTATCACAGGTCACCTCTGCATACCCCTTTGGCCACCCTAATGTACCCTTAGGTGCTGCTGGTCATGCCAAGATCCCTCTGGCCACCCTCCAGCCCCCCATGCGCCACTGTGGAGAACCTTTACTTGCTTGGGCACCTCTGGCCACCTCAATGTCCCCTGGCCACCCCATTCTTTGTCCCCTTGGCCACCCCAACATCCTGTTGGCCACCCAATGCCCCCAGGACACCCCTCACCTCATCCTTGCCATGGAAGAGCCACTCGCTGCCATTGCTGAGCCTgggggcagagcacagctggtgGTGAGACATCTGCCACCCTGTGGCTCACCGCGCCAATGCCATGCTATGACACAACCATGCCGTACAGTGCCACAACCGTGCTGTATATTGCCATAAccatgcagctccatgccataaccatgcagctccatgccataACCACATCGGACCATACCTGAGCGCAAAGACGTGCTTCTTCTTCTTGTAGCCAGCAGCCACCTGGCAGCGTGCGTTGCGCAGCCCCAGAGGCTCCTCACCCTGGCAGGGCACCCCCAGTGCCCGGCTTTTGGCATCCTTGAAGAAGGCAAGCTCCTCACCCCGCAGCACGCAGTACCGCGTGCTCCACGACCTGTGGGCAGCTCCGTCACAACTGGGCCACCTCCGCAGCCATGGGTGGCCACTGTGCTGTGCCTACCTGTTGGATGCACGCTTGGTGGCCGCCTCCAGGTCGTGCTTGCGGCCCAGGTAGCCCTCCAGCTGAACGTGGGCAGGCTGGGCAGGCAATGTGGCTACCTCTTCCCGTGGTGCTATGGGCTCCTCCTCGGGCACTATCAGCTGTTGCAAAGCAACAGCCACGTCACTGCCCAcccccactgctgtcacctcccagGAAGCCACCTCCCATGGGACCTCCCCATTGTGCCATCCCCAGTGGGGACACGTGAAACACAGGTACCAATGTTGGGGATGGCCACCCCACGCTTGGTGACGCATGGGAGCTGGCAGCCATTGGGAGCCACCACGGCATGGGACCTCTGAATATGGTGCCAGTGCTTGGGGACAGTGGCACGCGGTGGATGAAATGCTCAGGGTGAGGCTTTGGGAAGAAGCATGGTTGGATCCGGAGCATGGCAATCGTATCCCTTCACATGGTGGTGGTCTCAGGCCTTTGctggagatggcagcagtgagCCATGGGGAGTGCCTGTGGTGTGTCCCACCAAAGGGAACAGGATACAGGAGGCTGCCCCCAGGTGACTGTCCCCAGGGAGGACAAGCTTAGTGTCCCCACGCTTGCAGGAAGCAGTCTTGTCCCAAATCAGGCAGACCCTGTTCCCAAGGAGATAGAAGTTCTTCCCAAGCAGCAGAAGTAATCTTGTCCCCCAATAGAAACTTGGGGATCCCTGTCCCCAGAAGTGATCTTGTCCCCAAGGAGCCAGAAGATGTCCCCAGAGAGCCAGATGTTCCCAAGCGGGCAGGAGAGGCAGTAGGGTTTGTTGTCCCCAAGCAGGCAGAACAATCAGAAAGCAACTCCTGTCCCCAAGcaggcagcaaggagcagagagAGTGGCAGCAAGCATGAAGTGGCAGCACAGAGGGTGACAATGCCAGAGGGTGGCAGTGCCTTGTGGGGTGACAATGACTTTTGGGGTGATGATGTCCAATAGGGTGATGTCCCCATGGGGTTATGATGCCCCTTGGGGTGATGATGCTCCATAGGGTGATGTCTTCCAGGGTGATGCCCCCATGGGGTTACAATGTCCCATAGAGTGACATGGAGTGACGATGCAGCACAGGGCGATGACATCTTGCAGGGTAATCCCCAGAGGTTGGTGATACCTCCAGGCATCGATGATGCCTCATAGGGTGACATCCTTATGGGGTGACGATGCCTTGCAGGGTAGTCAATGCCTTGCAGATCAGTGATGTCCCTTGAGGTGATGATGCCCATGGGGCGATATCCCCTTGGGGTGACCATGCTCCAAGGACACAAAGGAGGGAACCAACACAGGCACATCCAACCAGGAGCACCATCACCACGTGCCCTTGTCCCCAAGAAGCCAGTTGTCCCTTCCAAACCAGGACAGAGCCAGCTTGAACAGCTGGGTGCCATGTGGTGGTGGCCATGCGGTGTCTCTGTGACTTGGGGGTTACTCCTGGGACAAATGCCAGTAGGGATCTGTCTGCCCCAGAGTGTTTGGCTCTGTCTCTGCCCTgtgcacccatgggtgccagCCTCTGCCAACCACCCTGAGCCCCCCCCTGGGCTCCCATCCATGGGACGCACTCTGGCAAAGGTACTGCCCTTGTGCCTGCCTGATGATTTGGGGTCATTCAAAATTTATTCAATTCAATGCAAGCAACAGCCAAAGGGCTGGAGGTATGGGTTGTGtctgttcctgctgcaggatgggagGGAGAGCGTAAAGGGACAGGGACCAAGGGATATCTGCAGGGACATGTCCAGGGGCAGCAGTTGGCATGGTGGGGCCCTGGTTCTGGGGAAGGAGAAAGCTAAAAGGCAGAACTGACCGGCTGGGGTCCATCGACAGCAGGTGGAGAGATTTCCTGAGGGATCactcccttcctcttctcctcctcctcctcagacCTGCAGATGGAGATGGTGCTCAGCATCCCAAAGGATGGAGGTGGGAATAGAGGGAACCCCCAAAATCAGTATAGCAGTGGATTTGAGAGTCAGGGGCATGAACCTGGGGCTTTTGTGCTTTCTTCCAAGAATTAAAAGCCCCAgaaaggagcagtgctgtgggtcaGCTGCTTTGCTTGCATGGCTTTTGCTCAGAAAAGGTGTATTGCTAAAAATTCCCTGCTTCAAGGGAAGGTGCTGTCATTTAGAGACATGGGAACTACACCCCCTtaccctgcctgcagctccgcATCCAGATCCAGATGATGTTCAGGAGCAGTGTCGTGTACCACATCCTTCTCCTGCAGTGTCCGCCCACCCATGAGCTCCAGCTGCCAGGGAAGAGGATATGGAAATCAGTGGGAATCCAGCCATGTCCTCTTGCCACCCAAAGGGCCACCAGCTCACCGTCGTCAGCTTCCTCAGGGCAGCGATGCGCTCCTCCCACGTGGCTGTGGACTTCTCAAAGGCTTCGTGTCGTTTCAGCAGCTTCTCCACCGCATCCACCGTCTGCCCATAGTCGCTGCTGGCCAGGTATGGCTCCTGTGCCATCAGCCACGACTCAGCCACTGAGGCATCCCGGGAGAACTGGCACACCTCCAGCACTGCGGGAAAGGGACAGCATTCAGCCCCCCAGCAGGGGGACCCCAAAAACCGCACAGCCGACCCAAACCCCATCACTGCACTCACACAGCTGCAGCCGGTCCCACCGctgctgccacatctccatCATGGCCTTCCTCCTgtccagcagctccatcagcttTGCTTTGATCTGCAAGGGGTGGCTATCATGAGGAGGTCCTTTCCTACTGTCTCCCCACCCCGAGGGGCTGTTACCCACCTCAGGTGACTCCCGGTGTTTGCGCTGCAGCAGCTTCTTGCCTAGTTCAATGCAGGCAGCAAAGCTCTTGTCACGGGCATCTATCTCAGCGCGGATGCCTTGGTGGTACTTCATGAGCAGCTCCACTGAGGAAACGTCCCTGGGGGGAGAGGTTGGGAATGGAGTTGTTGAGGATATGGAATTGTCAGGGATATGGAGATGTCAGGGGGATGGAAACATGAGGCATGGAGATGCTGGGGATACAGAACGTCAAGGGGATGGAAGTGTTGAGGATGGAGCTGTTGGGAGTGACAGTGTTGGGAAACAGATTTTGTGGGTCAAAGATTTGAAgggatggagaagaggagcagagATGTTGGGGATGGAAATATAGGAGGTTGGAGTTGGTTGGATGGAGACAGTGGGGAATGAAGATGTTGTGGGATGGAGATAGACACGTCaagggatggaggtgagggCTAGAGATGTTGTGCATGGAGACGTCAGAGGACAGATATGTAGGGGGAAGAGATTTGGGAGAAGAGATGGAGGACGGAGATGTTGGAAATGGTGGTGCTGAGAGTTGATGGAGATGTTGACGTTGTGCCCTACTGGTGAGCAGGGAAGTGGGACCCCCCACCCATCTGCACCTACCTGGGTTTCTCCTGCGTCTGGATCTGCCGCACAGTGTTCTCCATCCAGGAGAGCAGGTCACGCGCCATGCTGAAGAAGCGGAACTTGTCGGCTGTGTCCACCAGCTGCGCCCGGCGTCCGCTGCATGCTTCCAGCAGTGCCTGAAGCGCCCGtgccacctcctgctcctgctgctggatgctgaCTGCCTTCTCCCCAGCATAGGCAGTCTGCAGGCGAGCTGCCACCTCTCGAAACTGCTGCACCTgcccctccagcagctggagGTCACGCTCAAAGGCGCTGTGCATGCGATGGAAAGCCTCCACTGAACCTGAGTCATCACCCAGGTCCTGGGGCAGCTCCTGGTGGCGGGCAGCAATGAGGgccagcagctcagagccatCATAGAAGTACTTGTGCAGATCATAGGAGGTGGCCAGCAATTGCATGCGTGTGTCAATCAGCTCCAGGAGGTCAGCCCAGCTCTCATTCAGACCGTCTTTCCACTCAGCTATGGTGGCAGCCTCGGCGTGCCCCGCATCGATGAGGTCCTCGATGGCCAGGTTGACCTGGTCCACACGTTCCTGTCCTATGCTGCCTGTTTCCCGTGCAAACTCCCGAAACTTATCCCTCAGCATCTGaggtgggaaagaaaagatgggTTCACCACCCAAAAATGACCCACTGTCATCATCTCCATCATCACCATCACTACCCTCTCCGATGCAATCATCACCATAATCTCCATCACCACTAACATCTCCATCatcatctccatctccaccacCATCTCAGTACCATCACCATCTCACCATCTCAGCATctcaccaccatcaccatcTCCAATTCCAACTCCATGTTCAGCTCCATCTCCACTGCTGTCTCCATCTTCCCTATCACCATCACTTTCATCACCATCTCCTCTACAAtctccatcaccaccaccaccatcgcTGACTCTAcctccatcaccaccatcaccatTTTCATCTTCATCACCACCTCTACCACCATGCACATGCCAGTGGGCTCACCGTGACATGGTCCAGGTCCTGCCCCAGCTCCTGGGAGGAGGCTGCCACATCACGCTCAGCAATCCACTGCTCCAGGTCCTCCACCTCACGCTTCAGCTGGAAGAGGTGGCACATGTTCTCCAAGCGCCGCCGGCGCTCCTCGGCCGCCTCCTTCAGCCCCGCGTAATACTTGTCCACCTGGCCCTGCAGCCGGATGATCTGCTCCCTGCGTGGCCCCAGGCACACAGACATCTCAGTTTGCACCCAAACCTGCTGGTCTTGCCATGTCTCAGGGCTTTTTTTCAGAAGGACCCCCCACAGATGGGCTCCCCACATCCCTCCACTGCTACCACTCAGGTCAGTGAGTGTCACTGAAGTGCCATCTCATCCGGGCACTGCAGCCATGGGGCTGTCCCCAGGATGGGGACATGGATGGTTACACTTACCCCTcagggtggccagcagagagcagctgctgagcccTCCCCGCCAGCTCCTTGATGGTCTGCCCATAGTCCTCAATGGAGCGTTGCTGCCTCACGTGTCTCTTCAGCATCACCAAACCACTTTCCTcgtcctgcagcaggaagggcaCCGACGAAAAGTCAATATATGGCATGGCCAAGAGATGGTGACCAGGGTTCAACCCTAGTGCCCACCCTGCGGAATTGTCCCACCTCCCTCCAGTGCAGAAGGAAGCAATGGTGGGCTCATCATGGCACGG is a genomic window containing:
- the PLEKHG3 gene encoding pleckstrin homology domain-containing family G member 3 — its product is MPVPTLGAGPDPGMEEEASGDGKESWLGNSNNNAAPAGWLCRRGEEPSYLQRVLLEIVESERTYARDLRGIVEGYLGKIIDAQEPPLRPEQVSALFGNIEDIYELSSNLLQSLESCACDPVAVAVCFVTRSQEFDIYTQYCNNYPNSVATLSECMRSKQQARFFRECQEEMRHVLPLGAYLLKPVQRILKYHLLLQEIAKHFEHKSGDDYEVVVEAIDTMTCVAWYINDMKRKHEHAIRQQEIQSLLLQWKGPDLTTYGELVLEGSFRAQRARSERAVFLFDKLLLITKRRGDHYVYKSHIPCASLMLIESTRDSLCFSVAHYKHIKQQYALQAKSAEEKRVWTHHIKRLILENHHAIVPQKAKEAILEMDLFYPPRLPRCSPEHLPRSHSCQPLEPPRHGRRQSEPFQCRDRAETLPDRLQGHVGRRQSEPTKQILQQLGRMKHAGSEGTLLDAGEPLQPPRSWAEDVVEEEEEEEEPLHKDSHEDGDRDENGDMGEKPQEEQETCERHHEATATPVSPVSPPCHGEHEGLGTPTSPSPSGSLPPAGLPDEEEQHPETGTGEDPRALSSEEEEEEEEEEGHGSGSILPPSVLDQASVIAERFGSSMSRRGSMVLDGHSGSTLSLDGVTPPQENMESCSPLPSPGSPQGCRRRSLLSTQDRLLLRKIRSYYEHAEHQDAGFSIRRRESLSYIPKGLVRNSVSRINSWPPLEPGSPKTPTEPVSPKVLLEPGSPRSSPEPVSPRSSPEPVSPKTSLEPASPHVSLEPDGGVSPPVCRENGLPEPPAEPLLILEEEEVPPPEVLALGAPPRRLTSRVYQLARQYSLRIKSRRRAIIAPGDNASHTPEPGGMRRGTAGIVPLLPSSSHPAPSTPGVPKLPVSPRDGITIPAPRSPPSPSGTAEAFSWPDVRELRARFGAPRPPPVMRSRSAPEGPERGGRPAAKEQQGGGRSRSAEAGTGTPKVPRGNEHQHAAGLWVTAQAPLGPGGQRVLVLERLPPTIASEPPAYVQIRSPTTREKICLKAVVERCKAYQASEEYRQRCAQGQAEAPEPPRHGLVRDLRQKFQTLDTAS